Part of the Zea mays cultivar B73 chromosome 4, Zm-B73-REFERENCE-NAM-5.0, whole genome shotgun sequence genome is shown below.
ccgggtctctttcaaccctttccctatctcaaacggtcacttagaccgagtgagcttctcttctcaatcaaacgaaacacgaagttcccgcaagaaccaccacacaattggtgtctcttgccttggttacaattgagtttgatcacaagaatgaaggaagaaaagaagcaatacaagcgcaagagctcaaaagaacacaacaaatcactctctaatcactaaagctttgtgtagagttgggagaggatttgatctctttggtgtgtcttgtattgaatgctagctcttgtaaggtgtagaagagtggaaaacttggatacaattaaatgtggggtggttggggtatttatagccccaaccaccaaaaatggtcgttggaagtgtgctgtcgcatggcgcaccggacagtccggtgcgccgccggacactgtccggtgcgccagccacgtcagcagaccgttggggttcgaccgttggagctctgacttgtggggcctctgggctgtccggtggtgcaccggacatgtcctgtagactgtccggtgcgcctcccgcgcgtgctctgacctccgcgcactgtagcgcattgaatgcggttgcagtcgatcgttgcgcgcgaagtagccgttgctctgctgacacaccggacactgtccggtgactcaccggacagtccggtgaattatagcggagcgcccttgaaaattctcgaaggtagcgagtttggcttcgagtgccctggtgcaccggacactgtccggtggcacaccggacagtccggtgcgccagaccagggtgcctttcgggttgccttttgctctcttgtttgaacccttttcttggtctttttattggcttattgtgaacctttggcacctgtagaacttatagactagagcaaactagttagtccaattatttgtgttgggcaatccaaccaccaaaatcaattagaaaataagtgtaagcctaattccctttcaatgttgCATGCTTGATGCCATGTGATGATACCCAAGCTAATTTGGACTTGTGTCTCCTAGATTCCAGCGCGCAATATGGAATGCAGGGGCTCTGGTTGTTGCTGTAACATCAACAGTAAGAGCTTCTTCTGTTGCGTCTGGATCGAAGGAGATTGatgatttaatcccctccaatctccTTCAATTCAGACGCAATCGAACAAGCCCTGAATGAGAAAGGAAAAATAGGGAGATAGAGAGAGACTATACCTAGTTTTATTAAGTTATCAGAAGCACAATGGTTGCAAATTTCTGTTATGTAATTATACCTCTTAAATTGCATTGTATGTGTGTCTAGCTAGCTAGTAGGTACCCACAAATATACTCTAATGCCTCCTTTGGAACAAAGGAGAAGTGAAGGAATTTTGAAGGATTGAAACCCTATAGAAAAATTTTCTATGTGGCCCTTTGGAACAAAAGATTGAGTTCCTACAAATCCTATAAAATTCTTATGGAATGAACCATTGTAGTGAGATTTTAGAGGATTTCTAACATGAGATCCAACCTTATGGAAATTTTCCCTTAGAATTGCAAGTGTCATGCATTCCAAAGGAGCCCGAAGAAGGAGAAATATACAAATTATATTGCTAGAGCTGAATGTAAACAATTCAATGCCCATGAGTGGTGCTTGTAACTGTACAACAGATCAATCTCCAGCTTCTTCCAATGTCCATCATATATATCTCGTCATGTCAGAAATAATACACGTACGGAGAGGCCTATTTGTTTGGAATTATAATatgtccagattatataatctaacttattttgGACTAACACTTAGTTCAAAATAAGTTAAATCATATATATGATCAAGGCAAATTATAATTCTAAACAAAAAGATCTTAAGGTGTGGAAATAAACAGGGttaaaacaaacaaacaaacaaagaaGAGAAACActgtagctagctagctagggttCCGATCCATGCGAGAAAGCGATCAGCTAGCTGCTTTGTGCGAAAGGAACTTGCCTCAAAAGAGACAATTGgggatatattatatatatacattTCTAGCACTACATATATTTTAGGGCCGGCCGGCCTTGTTCTTTTGGAGAAAAGCACACGTACTTACGTGTGTGTGTTTGCAATTATGTCGATCAAAGTAGGCACATTGTAGAACAACAGTAACTAATCTAGGGATTGCATTCATATATATGCATGTGTATGTGTGTGTTATATATCCATCTACACCGGATGTCAATTCCATATGTTGAAGCAGCTAGTGCATCATGTGTGTCCTGTTGACTTGACTACACCTTCGCACAGCTGACAAGTCCAGCTCTGTATGCTGCTAGCTGCAATCGACGCAGAGGGCAGAGGCATGCACGCTGATTATTTTACATCTCATGCTGCCGCAGCATGTCATTACAGCCACGCAtgcatcatatatatatatatatgccattatagtattaatttgttctggGATGCATGGGGAGGAATCTGCAGCTCACGCAGGACAACAACAGCTGTGGTATGTATTGTCCATGTATATATGCGGCAGCTAGAATCTTTGCAATGCAACCAAACACCTAGCTCCTCATTGGTAGCTAAACTTTAACTAATCAATCCTTCCAGCTAAACTTCATCCAGCTAGGATGAAATAATGCCTAGTATGTCTAGGAAGCAACTGCTTCTTGTTGTCTACCCGAGGACAGGAGAGAGGGAACGAAGGTGCACATTGGCTGAAGCAGGAAACCTAGGAATTCAGTGCTCTCCTGCTCTGCTTTCGTCACACACACTACACATTAGCTTGGCTGTACCGACTTATACTGTTTCTACAGTATTTTTGTCTTTATAAATTGCAGCTGCACCAGTTCGAAAAGTTGACTTTAATCCGAAGTGAACAATCCCAATTGCTTGTCTACCTAGGTTCAAGTGCAGCCTAGCAGCTCATTGCTTGTCCACGAGAAATATGCAAGCTCATGCTCCAGTCCACCCCATTCAATATTGACCAAGCTGGATCCCATATATCATTTAACTATGACATGTCACTATCGATTTGATGTACGATGGGTTGATGATGAGTACTCCTACTCCTAGCTAGTTAGTTAAGATTACACTCTATATCTGCATCTCAGTCCAACAGATTATTTATCTAGTTTGGCTAGTCAGGTAGCTAGCCAAATTTAGCTAGCTAGTGAGAGAGCCAATTTAGAGAGCCAGATAGCTTGCGAGTCAGATAGCTAGTCTGTTGGAGATTTATTTTGCTATTGAGTAGCTAAAATTTGGCTTGACGAGTTATTTAGCTAGTCTCTTATAGAGAGACTTATGTACTCCATCTTTATGCATGGGGCCGGCCGGCTGGTCCAGGTCGGCAAAATTCCCATCTTCTTCGTGAATGAATGAAAGAAAAGAAGCCTGAAAAGAGGAGAGGACAGAAGAGAGAAAGAATGCAGGTAGTAGGTAAGCTAGCAGCAGCAGGGCATGGGGCTGGGCCTAGGGATGCGTGAGATATATAAAAGCCAGGACCTTCACGAGGGTGCAGGCAGGCGTGCAGGAGAGAGAGATGGACTTTGTtgagacttgagagagaaagagagagagagggggtatGAAAGCCACGCGGGGCAGCAGCCATCAATCCATGGATGGAAACCTAGCTCAGCTGCTTCTCCTTCGTTGCTTTCTCTCTCACTCCCGCTGATCGATCAGTTCCTCTGATAGCATGGCCATGGCAACAAGTACTAGCTAGTACTCGCACCCACATCAGCCTTGCAGTTGCATATGCATGCGTCGCCTGCTCCTGCTGCGGTTGCTGTAGTTTGTTGCTGCACCCCCGATCGCCATTATTCTATTCCTCTCTCATGCATGCATGCTGCATCACCATATATTACCCTATTTAGTAACCACCTTATCCATCATATATCATATGGGCAGACCCCACCTCGCTCGCGCCCTAGCAGTTATTAGTTTATACCATGCCAAGGCCCTTTGAATCTTTGTCCTCGTCGAGCCTCCAGCCGTCAACTCTCTTTCGCAATAAATACCCGAAATGTGATGATGATATTAGAGCCAGACACGGGGCAAGAAATAAACCGTATGACCAAATCAAACAAGATCTTAAAAAACACTACTGTTATATATAATGCAAGTTTCATATCAATACATCATACAAGTATATAATTCAAGTTTCATATCAATGCACCATACAAGTTTGAACAAAAAAACTATGTAAACAAAAAAAAAGCAAATTAATATATATACCGCTAAGTTCTTGTTGACCGAATAAAAGTTGTGTGTACCTTGTTGAATTCCGATCTCCTCGAAGAACGGGGACGCCAAAAAGAGAGCAGGTCAGTTGGTCTCTCCGACAAAGAGATAGGACTCGCTGGTTCACTAAACTCGTCGTCCATCGGGAGAGGGTCGCATTGTCGCGACAAGCAAGATTGGACCTATCAAGTAGGCCAGCatcacgacgacgacgacgagcggGGCGAGGGCATCAGGATGGGGTGGGGCGAGGGCATCAGGATCGAACGGAAGGACTGACCGAGGAGGAGGATGGGAGTTGGGAGGATATTAGACTGACCTAACGAGAAGGCCTAGGACAGAGTTTTGGTTTGGTCCACCCAAAACTTAAATTTTTTCTTTAGTTATTAGGTGTTTGGAACTACTCCAGTTCCAGCTACAACGTGGAACTATAGTTTGTTATAtaaatttaaatagttttaaaaaatatttttgatctaaataataaacaaaataaCTTATCAAATGTCTTTTAAATGTTCACAACTTTAGCTTCACGATTTTGTGGAGCTCCTAATGATGTGTTCTACTAATTCCACTAAAAATTTTAGAGCTAGAGCAGTTCTAAATAGAGTCTAATGAATATTAGATACTAGCTAGGTTACTCCTCCCACAATTCCAAATTGCAATTCACTTTGGTCTTGTCTTAATAAGTCAAGCTTTTCTTAAAATTGATTAACTAGGGAAACATAGAAATCAAGCTCTAGAGTTATTATTGTTGAGCATCATAATGTATATGTGTTGTTGACAAGGTCATATATGCATATGTGTTGTTGACGTGATTTTTAGTTACATCGAAGCTATATAAAGTTTACCAAAGATAGAGAGGGAGGTTGACCAAACAAAGATTTGCCCTCGAGACTCCTCATTCCGAGTAGTATATATACTATATAGAGTTTACAAACACTTATAATTGTCCATGATGATAGTggtatagcatgatgcatatctaTATATACATGCTGGACAAGCACAAGCTAAATATACGCAGAGATACAAAGAGAGAAACATGAGCGATCCTCAAACTTATACGTGTATTGTATCACTTAAGTCCCCGAACTCAGAAAATAAAATACAGATCCTAAACTTTATCGACCAATGCAGAAATGTTCAAACCAAATTTGCTCAGACCGGATACCTGACATTATGGCGTACCATGTTGGAGCCTCTCCCACGGCGTCAAGGCATGCTACTACTCTGTACATAGGGATTGTCGATTAGCTAGCTAGTGACTAACTGTCAAGGCATGTATAGATATATGGGATCATGTATATATAGGCGGTACCTAGATGTTAAGGCAAACTTTGCCCCATCTTCAAAACATGCATATGCATGGCTCATTGGCCCCTTATCTAAGTAGCACaattaggggtggtaatggatcatgattCAAATGCAAGGTAGGGCACTTaaataattttagtttaaaaataaatagaaataagatCTGATCTTAATCTGATTCAATCCTTAAAAAttttagtgtaaaatttagaaccTATTACCACCCCTAACCACAACAACATGACATGCTAGCTTCTTTTAGCCTCAGCCCTCATGACACCTGCTGGCTGCACTAACATACCATGCATATATCTAGGAAGGAGGACTAGTGCACAAAACACCCTCTTTCTTGCACATTATGATATTATTTAAATATTTATCGCTTCACCAAGATGCCTTCTTCCTCTCGATCTTAGCTACTTCCACCTCACCTCCTTCTCTCCCATTTCTTGCTACTGATATTGCCAGCTCTCCTCGCTCCCCATTCCCCTCGCTCTCACTTATGTGACCACTCGTGGGCTCCCTCTCTTCTCTCACTCCATAATGTCCCTCCGAGGCGAGACAGCAACAACTGCAGCATCATCTGCTAGCAGCGTAGCTAGCTAGGTTTGCATACAACGACTGCACTTGGGAGCTGAGAGTCTCTGAGAGGAGCTCGTCTATTACACAGTGTGTGGTCGCTGTACCAAGGCAGGCTGCAAGTGGTCGCCGAGGGCGGCGCTGTGTCCGTGTGTCGGCGGCCGGCATGAACAACATTACGCAGCACAACTCGAGCAGCAGCAGCTCATGGGATTTGGACATGAGCCTCGGCACCCATCACCACCCTCTCCTCTTCGACAGCCACCCCAACccggggccgccgccgccgccattacCCTTCCACCCCTCCTCCTCCCACCACCCTCCGCCGCATCCTGCACACCACCATCCCGGCTTGGGTCCTTCGCTGTCTTCCTCCCTCTTCCCACAaccaccgcaccaccaccatcatCGGCTCCACCGCCTCGGCCTCGACATCGACGACCCTTCCTCCCAATCCCACGGCCACCGCGGGAACGACGAGCTGGAGGAGGAGATGCGGAAGCAGCACGAGGCGGCAGCCGAGCACGTGGACGAGGAGCTCGGCGCCATGAAGGAGATGATGTACCGGATCGCGGCCATGCAGCCGGTGGACATCGACCCGGCCACCGTCAAGAAGCCGCGCCGCCGCAACGTACGCATCAGCGAGGACCCCCAGAGCGTGGTGGCCCGGCACCGGCGCGAGCGGATTAGCGAGCGCGTCCGCGTCCTGCAGCGGCTCGTGCCCGGCGGCACCAAGATGGACACCGCCTCCATGCTCGACGAGGCCATCCGCTACATCAAGTTCCTCAAGCGCCAGGTGCAGGAGCTCCAGCACCCGGCGCCCGCGgccgccggagcaggagccgggcCCAGCGTCTCGGCCGTGGGCGGCCTGCCGCTCATTGACTGGGCCGGGCTCGTGAGGCCCGTCGACATCCACGGGCCGACGTCGCCATCGTCCTCGTCGTCCATGGGCGGCGCCGGCGCCCACGCCGCGCTAGGGTTCGGGTTCAGCAGCGCCGGCGGCCAGAGCAGCCATGGAATGCACTGAGCGATCGAGCGAGGAGAGGAAATTCGATAGTGGTAGGAGCTTcctttcctttccttaatttgtACCGGATCGGATTAACTAGCTAGGAATCAATATAGTCTGTCTCTATCGATCAATGGTGGCGTGGTGTGGTGGTGGATCGATGGATTGGTGGATGGAGATGATGAACTATAGAGAGATCAGAGGTAATTTTGATCTGATCGTAATTTAATCATTCTGGGTAGCTAGCTAGCCAAGCTCTCTTGTTATTATCGACTCCATGCAGGGAAAACTTTATCGCCGATAACGTATCCGATAAACCCGATTTTCCCGTTTATCGCTGGGCTCCGATTTTTTTACATACCGGCCAAAAATTTCGGCCCATTTTGAATTTTGGCCCAAATCAGAGATCCCGCGCGAGCTAGGGTTTGCACAGGCATTTCTTGCAGCCGCCGGACGAGTCACATTCACATTCACTGTTTCACATTTCTTCCCAGTTCGTTTTCCTTCACACCCGACGCCGCCGCCCGTCCTGCTCGTGCCTCCGTCAAGAAGAAGCGAGCTCGGAGCCTCGGACCCGGACCCGGCGCACCTGCTCCCTGCCGCCACCGCGCCGGTACGTGTCTCTGTTCCCCGTTACGCCGCATTGCCGCTACGTTGCAGCTACATCGATCTCCCAGCTTAGAGGGGAACGGGAGGGTCAGCGGTGTGACGGCACTACGGCAGTATGTGCCTCACCGACAACAGCTTCAACTACCTGCCGCAGGGGACGTCGTGGACCGCCTCATCGCGGATTGGCGGGCGACTGCGcgggccggcgccacggacgcgcAGGGGCGCAGGGCTACTTCGAGGCCGACTGGCCGAGCTCGTCCACGGCGAGTACAAGGTCACTGCAAGCCACCTGGCGCTCAACAGCTCCATCAGCCACCCGGCGCTCAACAGCTCCTTCTCCCGGAGCGTCAAGGTGGAGCTGGGCTCAGGGACTGACCACAACTTCATTGACATGCAGGACTGGGTGCGCCGCGAGGAGTGGCGAGAGCAGCGGGACGTTGAAGAGCAGTGGGAGGTTGGCGGGCGAGGTGCGCCGCGTTTGATTAGGTTCGCCATGATCCACTGCAGCGCCGCTGTCATTTTTTTATAAATAGAAATATTAAAAGTAGATGCTTGCTTTCTGGTTAATATACAATTATTTGAGTGATTGTAGAAAGTTAGAAACACAACATGGCATTTGAGGTTGAGGAAGACGATGCACATCCTAGAGGGCGTTCAAATGCAACTGTGATAGACGAACAAGGCGATTGCCATCGCAAAGGAAAGAGTGTCATTGGAGCATCATCAAGTGACGTTGCTGGTATGAGCACAATGCCTGAAAACACGGTTGAGGTGGTCACACAAAATGGTAGGTACATGTTAGTGTATTTTTATGTGATGGTCAATAAAAAAATCATTGTTTATGGTATTATACTCATGCACTTTTAAAATATTGTGGTCTTACACTGCAGGGAGGCGTGTGAAATTAAAAGGAGGCATTGAGAGCCCATGGAGCCATGGTGAGCCTTATGGAAATGGTTTTAGTTGTAATTATTGCACTAGTCGTATCAAGGGCGGAGGTGCGACCCGTCTAAGAGAGCATTTGGGAGGATTGCCTGGAAATGTGGCTGCATGTATTAATGTTCCACTTAATGTTAAGGCAATAATGACTGATCAAGTGGCTATTCGGAGAATAAGGAGGCGGCGAAACAATGACCTTAGACACTATGTTGAGCGAGAGGTTAGAGAATCAAATAAAGGATTAGGGACTTCGAGTAAAGCAAGAATTCCTCTAGATGAAGAAGGTCAAATACAGATGGCATTGAAAGAGTCATTGAGGGAATATGATGAGGAGAGGTTCTACCGAAGTCCAAGTGGTAGTAGGTCTGCAAGTTGTTCTGCTAATCAACAAACTAGACTTGACAGGTAAATAATTTGTTTTTAGTTATTTTGTGTTTTATTTAACAATCTTATTTGTGTGTTGACTACTTTTTTTATGGATGGATAGGTTCTACCGAAGTCCAAGTATTTCACAGGGTCCTTTTGATATTGATCTGGCACATAGTAGGGCACAAGCACAGCCTCGGGTGGATATCATGCTTAGGGGCGGTAGCAGAGATAAGCTAGGAAAAGCATTGGCGAAGTGGTTTCACGCCAATGATATTCCAGGAAGAAAAGCAGATTGTCCATATTTTCGATCAGCCATTAAATTGGCACAAGAATGTGGACAAGGGGTGCACATCCCTAGTGGAAAGGATTTAGATGGCAAATTTTTGGATATGAACTATGAAGATATGGAGGCTCACATGGCCAAATTCAAGGATGATTGGAAGGAATATGGTGTTACTGTCATGTGTGATTCATGGACAGGTAAAATATGATGAATTTTCATATGCTAACATTTTCTTATATGGTGTTACTGTCATGTGTGTTACTTATATTTATATACTTGATGTTTTAGGTCCTACCATGATGTGTATCATTAATTTTATGGTATATTGCAATGGAAGGATGTTTTTTCACAAGTCTATAAATGCAACTGGCCGTGTTCAAAATGCTGAATTTATTTATGATTGTATTAGAGAGGTGGTTGTTGATGAGATTGGGGTGAAGAATGTCATTCAAATTGTTACAGATAATGGGTCCAACTATAAGAAGGCATGTCGACAGCTCATTACTCGGTATCCGCACATTACATGGCAGCCCTGTGCAGCTCATACAATTAATTTGATGCTGAAAGATATAAGTCGCTTTTCTGAGGTCTCTCAAGTAGTGGACGATGCAAAAAGAATTTGTAGATTCTTCTATAACCATAACAGGTAagtgtatatatatatttgaTAAACATATATCCAATACTTCTATATTTGTGTTTAAAGTCTATTTTTGTACTTGCAGGCTTCATGCTATGATGAGGGAGAAAATTGGTGGAGAGTTGATTAGGTGGAATGCTACTAGGTTCGGCACCGTC
Proteins encoded:
- the LOC118476897 gene encoding transcription factor IND translates to MNNITQHNSSSSSSWDLDMSLGTHHHPLLFDSHPNPGPPPPPLPFHPSSSHHPPPHPAHHHPGLGPSLSSSLFPQPPHHHHHRLHRLGLDIDDPSSQSHGHRGNDELEEEMRKQHEAAAEHVDEELGAMKEMMYRIAAMQPVDIDPATVKKPRRRNVRISEDPQSVVARHRRERISERVRVLQRLVPGGTKMDTASMLDEAIRYIKFLKRQVQELQHPAPAAAGAGAGPSVSAVGGLPLIDWAGLVRPVDIHGPTSPSSSSSMGGAGAHAALGFGFSSAGGQSSHGMH
- the LOC103655242 gene encoding uncharacterized protein isoform X1; amino-acid sequence: MAFEVEEDDAHPRGRSNATVIDEQGDCHRKGKSVIGASSSDVAGMSTMPENTVEVVTQNGRRVKLKGGIESPWSHGEPYGNGFSCNYCTSRIKGGGATRLREHLGGLPGNVAACINVPLNVKAIMTDQVAIRRIRRRRNNDLRHYVEREVRESNKGLGTSSKARIPLDEEGQIQMALKESLREYDEERFYRSPSGSRSASCSANQQTRLDRFYRSPSISQGPFDIDLAHSRAQAQPRVDIMLRGGSRDKLGKALAKWFHANDIPGRKADCPYFRSAIKLAQECGQGVHIPSGKDLDGKFLDMNYEDMEAHMAKFKDDWKEYGVTVMCDSWTGPTMMCIINFMVYCNGRMFFHKSINATGRVQNAEFIYDCIREVVVDEIGVKNVIQIVTDNGSNYKKACRQLITRYPHITWQPCAAHTINLMLKDISRFSEVSQVVDDAKRICRFFYNHNRLHAMMREKIGGELIRWNATRFGTVFIFLQSFWDRQDKFMQWMVSDDWKNNAWKDEADHAFTYDCLLNRRWWSDMELVLNAVTPIYTVLRYADQQKNATIAGFLPKIMTAMAQIRGNLSKEKDLLDRIVGVIKKRLKYMVDDTLIVAAGALDPKTLYMTKLSRKSSTRHAVTLALKKLASSSKIASAAIEQYAFFCEKRGLFAGEEAERSATNGRMSAAEWWSAYGGEHKELQMLARRIVSQCLSSSGCERNWSTFALVHTKLRNRLGYEKLHKLVYVHYNLKLRIQHFENDMQSLQEMQVFKDTELDPYSVMIDCAMYDEGNPIMDWLCNSRSESTPILDEYDDNELESPIPSRVLMDELGMDVEVTALKRKLDFNTREGKKKRKAGLVDIEEEIEDDVESDSSDGSPINVELCDSSSDDDGTVGDEFGDEWEFRGPSGGGACEVGPSGGGACDVGPSGDGSRDGAMHEQAAPNPPLRPRSTRLKKVPVKELYK
- the LOC103655242 gene encoding uncharacterized protein isoform X2; translated protein: MAFEVEEDDAHPRGRSNATVIDEQGDCHRKGKSVIGASSSDVAGMSTMPENTVEVVTQNGRRVKLKGGIESPWSHGEPYGNGFSCNYCTSRIKGGGATRLREHLGGLPGNVAACINVPLNVKAIMTDQVAIRRIRRRRNNDLRHYVEREVRESNKGLGTSSKARIPLDEEGQIQMALKESLREYDEERFYRSPSGSRSASCSANQQTRLDRFYRSPSISQGPFDIDLAHSRAQAQPRVDIMLRGGSRDKLGKALAKWFHANDIPGRKADCPYFRSAIKLAQECGQGVHIPSGKDLDGKFLDMNYEDMEAHMAKFKDDWKEYGVTVMCDSWTGPTMMCIINFMVYCNGRMFFHKSINATGRVQNAEFIYDCIREVVVDEIGVKNVIQIVTDNGSNYKKACRQLITRYPHITWQPCAAHTINLMLKDISRFSEVSQVVDDAKRICRFFYNHNRLHAMMREKIGGELIRWNATRFGTVFIFLQSFWDRQDKFMQWMVSDDWKNNAWKDEADHAFTYDCLLNRRWWSDMELVLNAVTPIYTVLRYADQQKNATIAGFLPKIMTAMAQIRGNLSKEKDLLDRIVGVIKKRLKYMVDDTLIVAAGALDPKTLYMTKLSRKSSTRHAVTLALKKLASSSKIASAAIEQYAFFCEKRGLFAGEEAERSATNGRMSAAEWWSAYGGEHKELQMLARRIVSQCLSSSGCERNWSTFALVHTKLRNRLGYEKLHKLVYVHYNLKLRIQHFENDMQSLQEMQVFKDTELDPYSVMIDCAMYDEGNPIMDWLCNSRSESTPILDEYDDNELESPIPSRVLMDELGMDVEVTALKRKLDFNTREGKKKRKAGLVDIEEEIEDDVESDSSDGSPINVELCDSSSDDDGTGDEFGDEWEFRGPSGGGACEVGPSGGGACDVGPSGDGSRDGAMHEQAAPNPPLRPRSTRLKKVPVKELYK